CGCTCGTCGATGACCTGCTTGGCGCTGCGACCGGTGACGGCCAGGCAGGCCCGGGTCAGGGTCCGCACCGAGCAGCGGAGCCCGGCGGCGTAGTCCTCCACCCGACGGGTGTGCGGGTAGCTGTGCTCCACGTCCCGGCGGAACCGGTGGAACGTCTCATCCTCGGGCCGGGACGTCGACCGGCCAGCAGTGGCCAGGGCCAGCCGCAGCAGCAATACGGCCAGTTGGTGGCGGAGCAGCGCGCGGGCGGTGAGGCTGTCGGGGTGCCGCTGGCAGTCCACCGCCAACTGGCTCACCTCGGTGATCACCGCGTCCTCGTCCTCACCAGCCAGTTGCCGCCAGGTCACCGCCGTGTCCAGGTCGATGTCGAAGCCGCGTAGCGCCTCCGGCTCCCAGGCGACAACGGTGGCGTCGAACTGCGGGCCGGCGCAGCGCAGCACCTGGCCGGCATGGACCCGCAGCAGCGTGCCGGGCCGGCACGGCAGCAGGTGAAAGTCGAGTTCCGCGTCGCCATGCCCACGCGTGGTGAGGATCAGCAGCTCACGCTCGACGATCACCGGCCGACGCCAGCCCGGAGCACTGGAAAGGTCGGCCAGCGCGAACGTGGCGATCTCGTCGGGTACGGAGGATGCCGTTCCGATCGATGGCGCGGGGGAGGGATCGGTGGAGACCATCGCCTGCGACGGTAGCCCGAACCGCA
The window above is part of the Micromonospora sp. LH3U1 genome. Proteins encoded here:
- a CDS encoding helix-turn-helix transcriptional regulator, which codes for MVSTDPSPAPSIGTASSVPDEIATFALADLSSAPGWRRPVIVERELLILTTRGHGDAELDFHLLPCRPGTLLRVHAGQVLRCAGPQFDATVVAWEPEALRGFDIDLDTAVTWRQLAGEDEDAVITEVSQLAVDCQRHPDSLTARALLRHQLAVLLLRLALATAGRSTSRPEDETFHRFRRDVEHSYPHTRRVEDYAAGLRCSVRTLTRACLAVTGRSAKQVIDERVALQAGRLLAATDQPIAQIGRHLGFSEPTNFGRFFTREIGVSPGAFRAARDQPAARVVRPRPPVEPTGANGGRFRPGILGEPANGGHAGRPGTPGGPAGTGRA